The Kogia breviceps isolate mKogBre1 chromosome 2, mKogBre1 haplotype 1, whole genome shotgun sequence genome segment ttaagaaaattatcttttaaaaagtatctaattggcaaatgaatgcataaatacaACTTATAACCTTCTCCCACCAGCAAACAGCTACACAAAAGCAACTGCTAAATGTGTAAACTAGTATCTCTGACTTCATGTGGCTTATCTGTATCTCGTTTATTGTAGCTAGTGCTTAATGCGCCTGGATGAGTCAAGGATGtcctaaagaaaaacaaacaatagcattgaaaatgtatactttttaaaaacccctCAAAAACTATGAATCCTGGATATACTTTAAAAGTAAACCAAGTTTTTGAGTTTGTTATTTGATATATAAAAGAAGAGAATACCAGAGTCCTTAGATATGGCTTAGTAAATGTTCTATCATCTTTTCTTAATTTCCAGTTTGAGACAAGAAGGACAGATAAGATTaaacatatagggcttccctggtggcgcagtggttgagactccgcctgccgatgcgggggacgtgggttcgtgccccggtccgggaggatcccacgtgccgcggagcggctgggcccgtgagccgcggccactgcgcctgcgcgtccggagcctgtgctccgcaacgggagaggccacaacagtgagaggcccgcgtaccgcaaaaaaataaaatttaaaacaagattaAACATATAACCCAGAAACAGTGATTCAGCTTCAGCATTGAATCAGAAAGACACTGACATATGAACAAAAACACACCCAACTTTTGCTCAGTGCCACCATTTGTCAGCTGTGGACCACTGTGAATTAGGAGGAAGTGAATGATTCACTTGCAGATAACACCGAGTGGTGCGTCTCTACAAGCAGAGTACACGACAGCACCATCTTCAGCTACAATTCCTAAAAAATCAATACATATAAATGAGGTTCTCATACCCCACTCATCCCACATGAAAGCTGATCTTGTCAGTGTAACAGTGAAATCCTCCCTTTTCATATGATCGAGTGATTGAGAGTCGGAAATGATGCCTCTAAATAACCAACAGCTGAAACAAGTTGATGTCCCATCACTGCCTAACAGGGACTCAGAGACGGGACAAAATCCTCACTGGAGAATTAATTTGTACTTAGTTCAGACTATTTATGTACTTTTTGGTTATAAGTGTTTGAGTACAAGCTCCAGGGCTCTGTGATATGACCTCTGCCCACCTCTCTTGCCGCCCAGAGCTTAACCACAAGCACAAGCCATTCTGAATAGTTTGGAGTCTCAAACATATTTGTCTTGACACCTTTTCTGTACATGTACTACTCCCCCTTCTGGGGGGACAGTAATAAACCCATCACCCTTAGAACACCCTGCCATCTCCTTCCCACCACTCCATCCTCCCTCTTGTCCCCGCAGACTAGAGAAAATGTGTGCTAAGTATGTTACAGATTGTTACAGCCTTACgttgaattaattatattttaagatcTTGCATCTTTCCCCTAAAAGTATAAACTTTTGTAAAAGCATCTTCACACACCCCATTCTTTTAAAGTAACTCACAAGTCAAGTGTTCAAAAAGTGCACTCAACTTTACCAAACAATTCTGGTACAAATTGGAGTAGGCCTACattttatggtcaattaatcccaTAGGTTTCTCCAATCTACCTTTATCTGAAACCATTCCAGATCCTGCCATCGCCACTAGTCTGAACTCAACCCGGTCCCAAGTCAGATGCAAAGCAGGTCAGGAGACAGAACTTTACCATGTGCTTTGGCCCAACACATGGGGACGATAACTCTTCAGAAACAAGATGTTTCAGACAAGATGCCTCTGCCTCAATCATCCTTCACCATCTCTCCCTTTAGGTCTGAACTCAGTCCCTTGGTTTGGAACTTGGATCCTTGGCAATCCTGATCCAACCATCCACTGAAATCAACAGCTTCGAAGTAAAATTTGGTTCCCTATTAAAccgcatttctttttcatctgagTCTGTCAAATGAGGAGTGACGGCTATTTTTCTTACTTATTAAATAAGTGTTCCCAGCTCTTGGTGAAAAAACATTACACATTGTTGTTAGGGTGTTATACTTTATGCAGATATTGGAGATACATGTAGGTTCTTGGTCAGTCAAATCTGGTGGCTGAGTTTTGCTATACTTTACCCTGGAAACATCTAGGAAAGTACtattattatatctttaaaaGTGATGAACTGAACGCCCAGTAACATTATAAATGAATTACATCATGAAGTTCAGGTTGCTGCATGACATGgttgaaatgtctgttcaataTCTTTGATTACACACTCTTCTCCTAAATGGAAATGTGTGATTGTCTAACATGCTACTAAATTGTACCAGACTTTTTAGCGCCAGTAGGAACCgctttgaaaaatggaaaacacattCATTTCTAaacccattaaaaaagaaaaagctcatgTGAACAGTCATTTTCCTTCTAGCACATCAAGCTAAGTAATCATTTCTAGCCAACCTGGAACTTCTGGCAAGAATTTAATGTGGTTATTTAGTGACCCATATTGCCAGGCACGTCGGCACTATCATACGTAAAGGCTGGCCTTGCATCTCTTGCAATATTGGCTCCTTGTCCTGGAAAGTCAATGGATTAAACACAATACAGTTGGCTAATCATGTCGTTCAGCATTCCTCAGTGCATGAATTCCgtggaaggagaagaaacaaacaaaaagaaggagAGGTCCCTTTAGGTTGCGGCCTGGAGATGTACATCAGAACATTGATTTACGAGTCCCCATGGCAGCATTTGACACATATTCATGTCAGGTTTGTAATACAATGGTTTCTACCATCTACGGTGGATCAAATTCAGCTACAGACTCCACTTCTAGGGAGAAACGTTGAAGCAAGCAGAGATCAGACCTGGTGACTGAGGGTTGGGTATAACTCCATGTCTTCTAGTTATAATTCCTTTCTCTTCCACTCAAGAAAGTGCACTAGAACACAAATGTGTGAAAAGGAAATGACCATAGGGATGGGATAAGGAAACCATGCTGGCAAACCTTGGTGCTTTAATTAACATTGATCATGAATTCTGCTGCACCTCACGGCTGTGTTGTGATACTGCTATTGCAATCTGATGGATCAGTATAAAATCATCACAGACTGACCATTAGAAGCAGAGAGTATCCCCTGGATCCTGCAAAGAAACATCAATGGCAGATTCTGTTTCCACATACAATATATCTGAAGGACTTCCAACAGGAGGGTGGATGAGCCACTGATAATGTCTCCATCCCCTTAATGGATATTTAACTCCTTTGGAAGTTACCATTGGTTGACTGATCCAATCCCCCAATCccagttcttttctcctttccttcctctagtACAGAGGCTGGAAAGTAAAATTCTCCAATTCTCAGTTCCCCTCGAAGTTtggactagctgtgtgacacagTTCTGGCCAATCAGACATAAGTGGAAGTCTTCTGGGACTGAGTCTtttgttccttcctttttcttgttaGAAATGAGGATGTAGTGGCTGGAGCTACTGCAGGCATTGTGTGACCATGAGGCCACTAGCATGAGGAAAAGGCCAAGAGGATCTTGAGACACTGCCCCAATATCATCTAGTCTCTGAATTCTAGATTTCTGGTTACGTGACACAAATCTCTGTTTAAGCTACCATTGTCAGGGTGTTCTCTTATAACCAAATGCATCCCTAACTGATAGAGAATTCTACACTATGAGATCACTGAGCAGTACTGACTCTTCCGCTGCCAATATAATAGTCTGCTGCACTGCTATAGATATTCACTGTCACCTAGAAATGCTGGCCTGCATCTCTGTGTACGAGCAGAAAAGAGGAGCAGCTTGATCCAGGAAGGGGCCCATATGTAGCCTCTGGGTTTCCTAAAGCAATTCTTGGGCCTTAAACCTTTTGTCAGCCAGCTACCAGTGTTGTCAGCCGAATAGGTAAAAACCTATGATTTCTTGAGCTTCAGTCCTGACGGGGACTTAAAAATGGTTGTGTTGGCTTAAGCCCTCTGCCAGCGTAGCTCTAGGACAGGTGACTGTAGGCTCTGTAGAGAGACTGGGAagcaaggggtggggagggctttGTCCTGCACCCATGAGGTTCCCCCATCCACTGGGAAGAAGTATTTCCGCAGAGGATATGAGGATGAAGGGCCTGGAGCAGCCAGATAAGCAGAGGATGGGGCATCTGAATAGGTGAGATTCTACCAGGTTAGCTTAAAACCCTGCACAGAACTTCTGGCAGTTCTGACAACTGTCACCAGTCCTGCCTGGCCTGGCTGCCCTAACAGCCACCTCCACAGAGCACCTTTGTCTTGACATTtggccccagcccctgccatACTTTGTGGGCTCCTGCCTCTAATCCCTGGACAGTGGGTAGACTTTGTCACCTTTGCCCAGTACCTGGCCTCTTGGGCACTGGGTCTACCTACCACAAAGCTTAAAACCTGCCCAGAatgacaggctcagagaggtatcTGGCCCAGACACAGGACTCCTCGGTGGTGCCTATGGCTTCTGGTATGCCCGATGCAAGAAGCAAAATCTCCATTGAACTGAGGTGAATACATGTGAGAGATCTCACCCTAGATGTTGCCAACTGGTGGCCTCCGGGCCAGAGGTAGGCAGAATGTCCCAACTCTCCCCAGatgcccacatcctaatccctggaaactgtaaatgttaccttatgtggcaaaagggactttgcagatgtcattaagttaaggaccttgagatgggggttatcctggattatctggtggACCCAATGTCACCGGCATcttaaaagtgaaagaagaaGGCAGGAGAGTCAGAATTAGAGACATGAGAAGATGCTATGATATTGGCTTagaggatggaggaaggggccaggagCCAAAAAGCAGGAAGCCTCCAGAAGctgcaaaaggcaaggaaatggattcccccgagagcctccagaaggaatgcagttccaccaacaccttgattttggcccgcTGTGATCCATTTAAGCCTTCTGACCTCTAGAagtgtaagataatacatttgtattgttttaggCTACTTAGTTTGTAGCAATTTATTACAGCACCAGTAGGAAACTACGACAGGGCTAGATCCACGGACGTGCTCTGTTGAACCTACACACAGTGTTTTGAAAATTTGGAAATGTTACCtaagagtgcagagtcctagctTCTCTtggacggggggtgggggaggggggagcaggcTAACAATAGAAGAGCTAGGAatgattttctgtatttcttggTGATGGAAATCAGCTGGAACAGGGTAGAGGCTGTCTCTTTCAGACGGGGCAGGGGCTCTGCACGATTCCACCGTACGCTTTACCAGCCTGGCCGTTGATCTCACAGGTTAGGGATCAAAAGTTCATCTACATTCTACATGAAAGAATGACCTTTCACttgctaaaatttaaaactgagaaACCGGGGGcaggaatggggaaaaaaaaaaaaaaaaggaccatgtACACAAATGGAAACTTCCTTCTTATTCATCCTGGACTTTGAACATAAATGAGAACACGACTTTCTACATGCACTCTAAGCTCTTAAAGCCTTGAATGGTTTACCTGCAAAAGGTGGTCCCAGCAACGCGGAGATGCCGTTAGCACAGATGATGATGCCGTACGCGTTGGCTAAGTGCTCAATTCCCACCAAGTCTTCCGTCACCACCGGCATCAGGGAGAAATAACCGCTGGAAAACCCTATCAGTGCACAGATGACTGCGAGGCCAGCGTACGTGTGCATCAAGGGCAGAATAAAAATGCTGAGGACTAGGGTGAAGTTGGTCACCAGGAAGACATTCCAAACGCTGATGCAAGGTAAGTCGGCCACAACGCCGAGGATCACTTTTCCGAAGATATGCACTATTGCTATGATCGAAGTCAGAGGGAAAACATCGTTTTGCTCTGATAAGTTATACAAATTGACTATTTCTGGGAGGTGAATGAAAGGGATGACAAAGCTGCTGTATGCGAACAGAGCCCAGAAAATAAAGGCAACAAACATCCGATTCGTAAAGAGCGAGGCTGTCCCAAAATAGCCCAGGTAGCAATCCCGGAAGCCCTTCCTGACCCTCATGGTCAGCTGGCTCACGGTCTTCAGAACCCGAAAGGCGCACACGTCCTTTCTGTGCGCAGCCTTCTCGTGGCACGCCTGGGCTGGCATGTCCCCGAGGGCGTCCTCGGTGCCGGGGCCGCCCCCCTTCTCTTCCGCGCCGCCCAGCCGTCCACTGGACCGAACCGATTCGGTGGAGTGAGCCGGGAGGACGTGTGGCTCTTTCCCCTCTGGGCCGCCTCCGTCCGTCCCAGGAGAGAGGGGCCTCATGAGCGCCCCGCACACACACAGGTTCAGGGACACCGCGCCTTGGATGAACATGGCATTCCGCCATCCGTACTCTGCGCACAGGTACTTGAGCAAAAGCGTCATGAGGAACGTGCCAAACCCGGTCCCGGTGGTGCTGAGGCCCTGGGCGAGCGCGCGCCTCTTCTGGAAGTACCTGCCCACCATGACCACGGCCGGCAAGTAGGCCATCCCGCCGCCAAAGCCTGCGCACCcgagagggaagaaaaggcacaCGGCACAGCGTAAATGGCCATAGCCCGAATCTGCAGCCTTCAAAGATCATCTGCGTTTCATTATGTTACTTTCTATAACTTGTCTTTCAAACAAAGAAATAATCATGATTGTAAAAAAGGAGCTCGAGGGGTAAGTACCAAGATTCACCCAAAGAAGCCCGCTTCTAGTCCCTCATTTCCCCCAACAGGCTTTTCAGCATAGGTtactccaataataataataatagcctattatatatattaaataaataagtaacaaatatgtataaaagaattaaataaataaaataagtctgCATTCTCACATCAGAATATAAGCTGCACcagggcaggactgtgtctgtaTTATCGCCCCTGGTACGCCGGGCACTGCTCAGAACACGCAGTGCGTGCTTAgtgatttgttgaaagaatgaatgcattCCGGGGGCTCTGCTGTCGGCGCTAATTGCACTGAATACACAGGAAAGTACTCATGCACGAGGGGATGAAGAGTGACTCCAGGCAATTTATAGAAGCCTCAGGAATGGGCCCGTGTGTTCCCAAATGAATTagaagaataaaaggaatttaaatgtACCGATAAGGATACGTAGCTACTAGATGTCGAAATCACCTGATACGTACTTGCATCTCTGGTTTTGAATTGTATCCTTCTtagaaaataggaacagtttGTGATTTACGGGCACAAAAGTAAAACGCTGGCGGGGTAGATTGTGTCTGTTGGGGTCGGGTGTACTGGGAGTGCTTTGtgctttctgctcaattttgctaaacctaaaactgctctataaATGAAGcctatttagaaataaaagaaatatgaaataaaataaaatgctggcCAAGAGGTTGAGGGTTGTGTTCTTAACTTCTAggtacacacacagagggaaacgATAAGCCCCACTTCAGGTGGTCATGGGGCCACACACGGTTGTAAATGCTCACAACCTCCTGACATTAGGATGGCAGCTTGCTAGGAGAAAAGAGACTCTGACCAATAGCACTCCCCAAAGCCGAGAAGCTTCCCTAGTTTAGCATCGTTTAATAGCTTCAGAATCACTTGAATTTGGAAGGAGAGCGGGGCGGTCATACATGCAGACGTTATAACAATTACCACTAACTGAGTGGTGAGGATGTGCCAGTTGCTTTTCAGGCTTTATCTGATTTAGTTTTCACTATAATCCAAAAGCTACCTGTGGTTATACCCATGTTATACAAGGGGGTTATGGAACCTCATGGAGATTAAGACATTTTCACCAGACCCTGCAGCAGGTAACTGGAGAATCATCCGGGTTGGAATTCAGACCCAACTGCAGACGTCTGGTCCCTTTCCACTGCCTGCACTGTCTCTCATCCTAAACTGCGCATCTGCCCGGCTGCCAGCACATTGCTGCAGAAGGATTTTGCTTCAGTTTCTAAAATAAGCTCCAAGAAGCAACGTGCCTCCTTTACTGACCTCTGAGCAGTGATCATCTACAGCAAGTGTCAGGAGCCAGTGATCCTCCACCAACTCTCCATCCTCAGATGGATACCCTTGTTTTAAGAACAATGAAGCCAGCTTCTAAGTAACTCCCAGCAAAAGCAGGGGCAGTTCCCCCAGCCACCTGCCAAGCCTCAGCGAGGGCAGCAACGTAGCAGTCATTTGCGTTACGGAAGAGAGAAGCATGAAGAAAACGGCTATCCTTAATTTTGAACCAAACGCTGCATTAACTTTTATGGGTTTTAAGTCCACAAAAGGCAGAAATCTCTAATTTCCTAATATTTAAAAGGGACATAGAAAAACATGCAATAGTCCATAAACTGGTCCTGCATCCTGACCAGTTGGCTGACTTTCAGTTATCTGCATGCTGTTTGAGAAAATTAATCGAATTctgaagatttctttggctaataTGAATTGTGAGGAGCTTATCTCTTTATAAAATCTGGTTGTTCCCTTTGCTAGAATGTTCCTACTCTCAGAGAGCTCCATCTCCTGCTCACAGCTCATCTTCTCAGTAACGCCCACACAACCAtcctactttattatttttaaattttatttatttattttgcggtacacaggcctctcactgttgtggcctctcccgttgcagagcacaggctccggatgcgcaggctcagcggccatggctcacgggcccagctgctccatggcatgtgggatcttcccggaccagggcacgaatccacgtcccctgcatcggcgggtggactcccaaccactgcgccaccagggaagccctatttttaaatttttattaaaaaaaaaatttgggggggtataattgacttacaatgttgtgttagtttcaggtgtacagctgaCCATCCTACTTTAAAATGTAAGCCTCTCTTGCCCCCCACTCCCATTCCCAGTCTCTCTTaccctacttttcttttttcctatagtAAGTACTTAACagtataatttactttttattatgtgTATTGTTTATGATCTGACCCCTTCTCCCCTACAACTACcactataagctccatgagggcagggatcttcTTCTGTTGTGTTTACAGATACATCTCTTCCAAGCACTTaggactgtgcctggcacataacaacggaatggaatgaataaaagaaagttCTATGGGAAAGTAAAGTGatcatattttgaaataatagccACCTTTTTCATACCGGTTAAATTGATACTTACACAGTTAAGGTACAAAAAACTCAGCTGAAAAATTAGCGTATCAGTggttattttggaaaaataattatttgttaaagaaCCAAGAAATTCTTTGATATTAAATATTGTGGCACAGTATTACTGTCCTTACGATTATACTGGGGAGGTGTGTAGTAGAAAGAAcctagctgggcttccctggtggcgcagtggttgagagtccgcctgccgattcaggggacgtgggttcgtgccccggtccgggaagatcccatgtgccgcggagcggctgggcccgtgagccacggccgctgagcctgcgtgtccggagcctgtgctctgcaacgggagaggccacagcagtgagaggcccgtgtaccacacacacacaaaaaaaaacaaccaggtGGTTTAATGAACTCCCACATactcatcacccagcttcaacagttaTCAACTCCTGGCAATTCCTGCCTCAATCCCGCCtctaccccaacacacacacacaccctcacacacacacacacacacacacacacacacacacacacacacacacacacactccttcctccatattattttgaaacaaatcccaACTATATCatttcatgtgcaaatattttagaataaatctCTAAATAGAATTCTTTAAACTGCATAATCATATCAGTATCTTATctgaaaaaatgaataattctttGATATCATAAAATATCCAAAGGTGTTCAAATTTCCAATTCTCTCATaaatgatcatattttttaaaaatttgtttaaatcagGATCCAAGTAAGGCCCACACGTTGCTATTTGTTGATACACATTTTaagtcttaatttctctctctttttttttctctcacaatTTACTTGTTGAGGAAACTAGATCATTTGTCCTGTTAAATTTGTCCATTCTGCATTTTGCTGATGGCACAAaagtttacttttcaaaatttgatTTGTCACTGACAATAACCAGCAATCTAAATTTAACGTGGTTATGGATCTCCAAACAGCAGCAGAATGAAATAACTAATAGGAACTGAACTGAGGGACAAAGCATAAGAGTAGCACCAATTATAACTTCGTTTTAATAATAAATGCGCCCAtgtgtgggaaaaaaaatgcGTGCCTAATGCTACAAGCATCTATTACCCTCTCCATGTCCTTAACAGCATCTCCCCTTCCTAATGTGACTTTGTGATTCGTAATCAGCACAATTATTCTATGAGCACATAGAACAGGCCTTGGGGATATTGAGGCTCAAGCCCAGCGGTCAAGCAGGGCCCTGGAACCTTCACCATGCTCAGGTTTAGAGGCCGGGCCTGTACCCAGATAAGCCAGGAAGAAGAAGATGgcccagagggagagagaagatccTGTGGTTCTGAGTAAAAAGCACGCATAGAGGGGAAAAGCT includes the following:
- the SLC16A14 gene encoding monocarboxylate transporter 14 isoform X4, translated to MEIGNCTDWKEAQVRTSWKMYTSHEDIGYDFEDDPKDKKTLKPHPNVDGGWAWMMVLSSFFVHILIMGSQMALGVLNVEWLEEFHQSRGLTAWVSSLSMGVTLIVGPFIGLFINTCGCRQTAIIGGLLNSLGWVLSAYAANVHYLFITFGVAAGFGGGMAYLPAVVMVGRYFQKRRALAQGLSTTGTGFGTFLMTLLLKYLCAEYGWRNAMFIQGAVSLNLCVCGALMRPLSPGTDGGGPEGKEPHVLPAHSTESVRSSGRLGGAEEKGGGPGTEDALGDMPAQACHEKAAHRKDVCAFRVLKTVSQLTMRVRKGFRDCYLGYFGTASLFTNRMFVAFIFWALFAYSSFVIPFIHLPEIVNLYNLSEQNDVFPLTSIIAIVHIFGKVILGVVADLPCISVWNVFLVTNFTLVLSIFILPLMHTYAGLAVICALIGFSSGYFSLMPVVTEDLVGIEHLANAYGIIICANGISALLGPPFADAGDIGSTR
- the SLC16A14 gene encoding monocarboxylate transporter 14 isoform X3, whose protein sequence is MYTSHEDIGYDFEDDPKDKKTLKPHPNVDGGWAWMMVLSSFFVHILIMGSQMALGVLNVEWLEEFHQSRGLTAWVSSLSMGVTLIVGPFIGLFINTCGCRQTAIIGGLLNSLGWVLSAYAANVHYLFITFGVAAGFGGGMAYLPAVVMVGRYFQKRRALAQGLSTTGTGFGTFLMTLLLKYLCAEYGWRNAMFIQGAVSLNLCVCGALMRPLSPGTDGGGPEGKEPHVLPAHSTESVRSSGRLGGAEEKGGGPGTEDALGDMPAQACHEKAAHRKDVCAFRVLKTVSQLTMRVRKGFRDCYLGYFGTASLFTNRMFVAFIFWALFAYSSFVIPFIHLPEIVNLYNLSEQNDVFPLTSIIAIVHIFGKVILGVVADLPCISVWNVFLVTNFTLVLSIFILPLMHTYAGLAVICALIGFSSGYFSLMPVVTEDLVGIEHLANAYGIIICANGISALLGPPFAGWIYDITQKYDFSFYICGLLYMKKPKEDFRFYKKKRGTTFSVCSAVNL
- the SLC16A14 gene encoding monocarboxylate transporter 14 isoform X2, with translation MYTSHEDIGYDFEDDPKDKKTLKPHPNVDGGWAWMMVLSSFFVHILIMGSQMALGVLNVEWLEEFHQSRGLTAWVSSLSMGVTLIVGPFIGLFINTCGCRQTAIIGGLLNSLGWVLSAYAANVHYLFITFGVAAGFGGGMAYLPAVVMVGRYFQKRRALAQGLSTTGTGFGTFLMTLLLKYLCAEYGWRNAMFIQGAVSLNLCVCGALMRPLSPGTDGGGPEGKEPHVLPAHSTESVRSSGRLGGAEEKGGGPGTEDALGDMPAQACHEKAAHRKDVCAFRVLKTVSQLTMRVRKGFRDCYLGYFGTASLFTNRMFVAFIFWALFAYSSFVIPFIHLPEIVNLYNLSEQNDVFPLTSIIAIVHIFGKVILGVVADLPCISVWNVFLVTNFTLVLSIFILPLMHTYAGLAVICALIGFSSGYFSLMPVVTEDLVGIEHLANAYGIIICANGISALLGPPFAGWIYDITQKYDFSFYICGLLYMVGILFLLIQPCIQIIEQSRKKYIDGANV
- the SLC16A14 gene encoding monocarboxylate transporter 14 isoform X1, encoding MEIGNCTDWKEAQVRTSWKMYTSHEDIGYDFEDDPKDKKTLKPHPNVDGGWAWMMVLSSFFVHILIMGSQMALGVLNVEWLEEFHQSRGLTAWVSSLSMGVTLIVGPFIGLFINTCGCRQTAIIGGLLNSLGWVLSAYAANVHYLFITFGVAAGFGGGMAYLPAVVMVGRYFQKRRALAQGLSTTGTGFGTFLMTLLLKYLCAEYGWRNAMFIQGAVSLNLCVCGALMRPLSPGTDGGGPEGKEPHVLPAHSTESVRSSGRLGGAEEKGGGPGTEDALGDMPAQACHEKAAHRKDVCAFRVLKTVSQLTMRVRKGFRDCYLGYFGTASLFTNRMFVAFIFWALFAYSSFVIPFIHLPEIVNLYNLSEQNDVFPLTSIIAIVHIFGKVILGVVADLPCISVWNVFLVTNFTLVLSIFILPLMHTYAGLAVICALIGFSSGYFSLMPVVTEDLVGIEHLANAYGIIICANGISALLGPPFAGWIYDITQKYDFSFYICGLLYMVGILFLLIQPCIQIIEQSRKKYIDGANV